The genomic interval ACTACAGCAATATCACGCCCACCTAATCAGAGCCCATAATCGCATTAGCCCAGCAAAATCCCCAAGATTTGTCGAGCCCAGGTTTCTAGGCCCTAATCGGGATTCAAGTCTAGCGTTGGCGCCGCTGTCAAACAGGCTGGAAAAAGTCGCACACGTTGTGGATTGGATTCCCGGGCATATAGTATAGTGAACCACTATCAGTCAATTTAATGATTTCGAATTTAGATTTCTGGGCAGGCCGGGTGCGATTAGTTAACATTTGTTTTCAGCGTGTCCAGCTCTGGCAAAAAGCCCAGAGCATCGAGACAGATGagataattataattattgccGCCTGCACAAACCCACACGCCCCTTTTGCGCCTAGTTTGTATAAATAGACAAGGTTTATGGGTTTGTTGTGCCCACCTCCAATCTGGGATTACAATCCCCGCCGGACTCTGGCTACTAGAAGAAGGTCTCGAATGTTGCTCCAAAAACTGTCGGGATCGGCAAGGTTTCAATCGTGGCGATAGGGCGGTGCAGGTGGGTCCGACATGGGTTCAAAGGGGTGTGTTTTGGTGGGCGTTCAGTTCCCTATCGCCTGATGAGCGCCAAACATTTGCTTAGGTAATGGACAATGACAGACAAAGTGTTggcataaaaaaaatatgaaggCATTATGGCATTCCATTTAAAAGACAGAAGAAATGGAATATGACTGCATAAATGATATTTTAAGTTCAGTCATTCAGTACCTAATAATTACCCATTACTTACTAATAAGGAATACAAACAATAATATAGTTAAATTAACAAAGATAGTTATCTCAAATAAATCTAAAACCTAAAAATATAACTTGGCATTGTCAACAAATCCAACAAAATTCAAAGTCCCGTTGCGTTGGCGCCCATaaaaaagacaattcaaaatatacaTGTAAAATGTAATGTCAAGTTTTATAAACTGTCTGGCAACGCTTGCCTAAGTGTAGCCAATTATATTTAAAGTCTTCCTCTTTCCTACAACTtattaaaaatcatttaagTAAATTTTAGATAGAAATAATAGGATAATTTTGATTTGAGCcctgaaaataaataacaatttctGATATTGAATATCGATAGTCACCGATAGCTGTGGACCAATAATGCCTTCCGATTACAAAAACATTAGTTGTCGATAGCTTCAGCaagcaaaaattaaatatttagattAGAAAATCCCAAACAAATAAAGACAGCACTAAAATGGTGAGCTATTTTCCAATTTAACCAAATAAAACACCCATTTTGCCGCTTCTCGGTTTGCAATCATCGGGTTTATTTAGACACTGATATTAATTAGAGGACTTCAACTTTGGCTGTTCATACACTTTGAAGGGGAAAACGATGGGAGTGGAATCTCCGGAATTAGTAGTCCGGCAGGATCGGTGGTTCCGGTGACCTTTTGCCGCCCCACGAGTGGAACCGCTGCTTCTTGCCCAGCACCACGGAGTTGCGCTTCTCGTCACGCTGCAGCTGGGACTTGATGCGGCACCTTTCGATCACCGCATCCCGAATGATGGGCGAGAAATCCGCGTCACCGAACTGGGCCATTAGCAGGCGGAAGAAGGCCCAGATCTCGCCACGCTGGGATGTGGGTGGTGGGGCGTAGTGCCGGAAGAGCCATACCTCCGAGTCCGCATCCTGGCCACCGGGCCTGGAGCTGTACGCGTCGCAGACATCCTCGAAGCTCAGGATTGCCTGGAGGATGAACTTGCGGTACTTGGAGAGCTGCAGCTCACAGGTTGCCAACTCGGGATCCTGGCCAGAAATCGGTGCCGGCGCCAGGCTGGCTCCATAGACTTGACGGCCGAAGGCCAGGAGCACCATACACAGGACTATCTTTGCCATCTTCTCCAGCGGTTTTAGCCGTCTTAATCCTCTCGGCCAACTGCGTTGTTTGGCGCCCTGCAGCCCTGCTTATATAGCCACTCGATCCGTAAGCCCACCACcaaaaccaccaccaccagcacccaCCAGCCAGCAACTTTGAAGTccataaaataattataaaacgTTTGTCGTTCGCATTTTCTAAGCCGTTACACACGTCGCTAAATAAATACGAGTGCGTATTAATAAGCGTCTCTACGTTTTCCACACACTTTTCCGTTTTCCCTTCAGACAATGGCAACAAGTGTCATAAATTTTCACGCTTAACTCGCTCTTCCCTTCCGAACTCGAGTTTATTAATCCTGCCCAGAGATAAACGTGACGTGCACTTGAAACTGAGACGAGCTCCCCAAACGCTCCTTCTTTATATGTGTGGGGGGGAAAACTCGCAGCCGGAAAATGCCCGACCCACGAAACAGTGCAACCCCTTTTCTCCGCTCGCCACTTGTACAAATTGCTCGCTGATTAGCAGGGAAGCGTATGAAATTAATCATATGCAAATATCGTCCACTTTTCTTTTCCTCGACGCGAATTTGTTGCTGTCGTGGGAGTTCTTGGGACCTATGAAATGCTATCCCTATAGGGTATGATTAGGAAATTCATGTTTGACCCAAATTTGCTTAGATAGCTTGTACTTTTCTAAGAAATTCGAGAGGCATTGCCCAGGCcttttttaaatgaattccTCTATATTATATCCTATTACTTATTAACATTGTCAGACTTGTTCCTTTTTTACTTGGGTACTTTTAGTTtttgatatatgtataaatttttattttgctaAGACACAATCAGGGCAGTTAAACAATTTTGTATCATATTAAGTATAAAAATGACAAACCTTATTTTGTAATAGTTTCTCAGCGTTTAGTCGATTTCCCAGGGTATTTTCAGTTGCGAAGCCCCTTGCTTTCTGTTGTTCTTAAGAGCTCTTCATTTGGTTGAAACCCACTTGTTGACGTGTTCTGGTCTTTAATTTACTCAAAAACGTGATGGGTTAACTTTGCTGTGGGCGTGCGCTATAGTACGAAATGTAGAATGAACTTAgattattttctgttttttgaaTTACCTACCttcttgattaccgacatttGGTTTGCCCTTTACAGAAATTCCGCTTCTGTGGCGAAGGCGATTGTCCCGATTGGGTCTTAGCTGAGATCATATCAACACTCTCGAACTTAAGCATTGAAAACTTGGAACAACTTAGCGATTTAGTGGCACAACGAATTTGTGGAGAGACATTTGAGGTTTGTAATTATTTGTTTGAACGCTTTAATATTACAGCTCTCTACTTTTAGGAAGCTCAAATAAAGTCGCTCACATCCACTTTAACTAATGAGGGAAAAACCGCCGTGGCATGCATTAATTTTATGCTGACCAGCGCAGCTCGCTATAGCTGCAGCGAAAGCATTTTTGGCGAGGAGATCCAACAACTGGGACTGCCCAAGGACCATGCCGCCGCCATGTGCAGAGTCCTCCAAAAGCATTCCGCCGCCATAAGGCAAACACTTATAAACAAATCTTTCAGGAGTGAGTTGTCTAAAAACATATTAAGTCTAGTCATGCATTTACTTtcttaaattttatatttactttagTTAACGAACTGACAAGCGTTCGAGACATATCTACGCCCGGGCAAACGCCTCCAAACTACGCCACCTTGGAACTTAAGATCTCGCaagaactggtcgatggcctACCGAAGGATACCACCCATGTTCTTAACATTGATCGCGCCCAAATAAAGGCTCTGCTGGCGGAGCTGAAATTGGCACGTGATGTTatgcaaaaaaatgaaaataaaccAGATTCCTAAGAATATTATTAATGCTAAACATTTTGTGCATTTCtgttacaaaatattttatatctCTTTGCTGGCAAATACAAACATGTTTCAAACACTATCTTATCAATACTAAAACACCATTTTAGGCTCTAACTAGTAGATAAGCAATAAGTAGATGAATAATCTTTTAAATAAACtatgcataaaaataaattttaggATAATTTGATGGCtgccgataggtggagctatTTTCGCCTTAAACTGTGTCATTTAGTCGGGACATGAACCATTCTCCGGAAATGGATTCATTCTGTGTCGAGCTTGTCATTTCGCTGTGTGTTACCGCCAAAGCGAATTCATAGGAGAAGGGGTTAATTAAGCTACCgtgcaaagtgcaaaaatgttataagtaaaaaaatatttatatcatATTCAAGAGATTTTTTCCACTTTCTTTAATTACCAGATACtagaatatttaatattttgttattgaGAACTAAGATATTAAGCAATTATTTTGAAACCACAAGGCTTTTcgaatattttaatgaaagtTTGTACATACAGCACCTGTTGAGTAAAAGTTATAAATAAGTAAGTGAAAGAGATTTTGGAAACCCTTAAGTTTGTTTCACGCCCAATCTTAATTCCACATTTTTAGACTGAATTATAAattgttaatttaaaaattttattcaCATTCTGCCTTGAGTTAACACTTCATAATCTCAGTAAGTAACTCGACTAAATATTTCTCctattttaaattacatttttaaattaggTTTTTTATTTCcgaaataataatcaataagTTTTTTATAATCTGGTCGGTTTACCACAACATTTTTTCTGAACCCCAATTAATAGCAAAATCTCGGTCATTAATGTCATCAAAAGCCAACCACAAATTTAACCCTTTTCAGCCAATATTTAACCCAAAGCAGCGACACTCATATCGTTGCAAATGCTCCATGAACTGTATCAAATTTAATCAACTTCGTGCAGCATTTTTAGTGCCCATGCAGCCTGATTATTAATTATAGCATAACGTGCGGCGTGGGCAAAGTAAAATTTGTTAATAAAAGGTCGGAAAATATAACCCTTTTCTTTGTGAAGAGAGAGGTAAGCGTGCTTCAGGCTTCCACATTTGCTTATCATCCTTTTCCTACGGCAATTACCGTCGCATCCTTTGGCCATCTTCCTGCTTCCggttattaaaattatatgcAGTGGACAAGGGGAGGTGGtaaaaaacgaagaaaatttcaattaaaagtatagaaaaaataagaataaattaatttcacttgcTTGCTGTTTCCTTCCTCAGTGGATTTTCTAATTAtgagcttttgcagcagctgcagagGTTAAAAGTTGCCTTCTTTTTATAGCAAATTttgttgtattattttttcaattaaaCTTGACCATGTCAAAAGTGAAAAAAGACGAGGAGAAGTCCGCGACATTTTTTGATTACTGCGCAttgctttttttatttttggtttattttccatattttttcattttatttttctgcaTTTTTTCTGCTTTTGGCCACATGTTGCTG from Drosophila mauritiana strain mau12 chromosome 3L, ASM438214v1, whole genome shotgun sequence carries:
- the LOC117141234 gene encoding leucokinin; amino-acid sequence: MAKIVLCMVLLAFGRQVYGASLAPAPISGQDPELATCELQLSKYRKFILQAILSFEDVCDAYSSRPGGQDADSEVWLFRHYAPPPTSQRGEIWAFFRLLMAQFGDADFSPIIRDAVIERCRIKSQLQRDEKRNSVVLGKKQRFHSWGGKRSPEPPILPDY
- the LOC117141233 gene encoding COMM domain-containing protein 4: MKFRFCGEGDCPDWVLAEIISTLSNLSIENLEQLSDLVAQRICGETFEEAQIKSLTSTLTNEGKTAVACINFMLTSAARYSCSESIFGEEIQQLGLPKDHAAAMCRVLQKHSAAIRQTLINKSFRINELTSVRDISTPGQTPPNYATLELKISQELVDGLPKDTTHVLNIDRAQIKALLAELKLARDVMQKNENKPDS